A window of Hymenobacter siberiensis genomic DNA:
GTAGCTGATGAGGCTGTCGAGGCCCTTGGCGCTCAGCTGCTCGCGCAGGGTGCGGATGATATCGAGGCAGATATCGTTGAGGTCGGGCGGGTCGTGAAAGTGGTTTTTGAGGAAGTAATAGACGTTTTCAAAATCGATGAAAACGGCGGCGTAAGGGGAAGCAGTCGGTTTGGGCAACATGGTGCAGAAATACTTTGTCTTATCACGAAAAAAACAGCGCTGAGGGAAGACCAGAATAGTTGAACAACACGCACCCGAACAGCAAACGCTCCGGCTGTGGCTACCGGGAACATGCGCCTGACGGGCTTATAACCTGAGCCGTAGTTTGCCGGCCCAGCTTTTACTTTCAGTGGATGAAGGTACGATGCCTTGCCGCTGCTTCGGTAACGGCTCCGGCATTGGGGGTGAATCCGGCCCGCTGCCCGGCGGGTACGGAGCCGCCCGCACCGGCCGGTACGGGCGGCTGATTTAGCACAGTACATTTGCGCTCACGATGCACAAGCTAAAGCATGTGCTACTACTCCTTCCCAATGCTGCCTTTCGATAGCGCCCGCCTGCACTTCCGCCCCCTCACCCCTGCCGACACGGCCGGGATGTTTGCGCTCGATTCCGACCCGGCCGTGCACCGCTACCTCGGCAGCATTGGCGGGCAGATGGTAAGCACGCTGACCCAAAGCGCCCAGACCATTGCCTACATCGAAGCCCAGTATGCTGCCGTCGGCATCGGGCGCTGGGCCGTGGTGCTGCGCGAAACCGGCGAGTTCATGGGTTGGGCCGGGCTGAAACTGGTGGCCAGCCCCATCAACGGCCGGCACGATTTCTACGACCTGGGCTACCGGTTTTTGCCGCGTTTCTGGGGGCAGGGCTACGGCTTCGAGGCGGCCCGGGCCTGGCTCGACTACGGGTTCGATGTGCTGCACCTGCCCCGCATCTGTGCCTACGCCGACACCCACAACGTGGCTTCGCGCCGCATTCTCACCAAAATTGGCCTGCGCGAGGAGCCGGAGGAGTTTTTGATTGAAGGAATGCCCTGCGTCTGGTTCGAGGCCGACGCGCCATACTAAGCTTAAATACAATTCATTAAGCTACTGGCGTGGCCGGCGCAGCGCCACCCAATGCACCGCTGCCACCCAGGCCACGGCCGCCGCCCAGCCGGCCAGCACATCCGACGGGTTGTGCACGCCCAGGTACATGCGCGCCCAGCCCACGGCCAGCGCAAACAACGGCATCAGCCCCCAAACCCACCCGCGCCCCCGACGGCCCCACACCAGGAGCACCAGCGCCGCCGCAATGGCCGCCGTATCCATGGCGTGCCCGCTCGGGAAGCTGAACGTATGCTCGGGCCGAATGCTGGCCCAGAGCGCCGGCCGGGGCCGCGCCACCAGCGGCTTAATAACCTGCGTGAGCAGCATCGACCCGCCTACTGAGAGGAAAAACAGCGCCGCCGCCCGCCCCTGCCGCCGCCACAGCAGCCCCAGAAATACCAGCACCCCGAGGCCCACCATCGGCCAGGTATTACCGATGATGGTGAGCAGGACGGCCGCATTATCCAGCCCCGGCGTGGCGTGGCGGTGCCAGAATTCCAGCACGGGCGCATCCCAGAGCAACCCGCCGAAGCGCAGCACGGCAAAGGCCAGCCAGCCAAAGGTGATGGCCGCAACCAGCACAGTGAGCCGCAGGGCTCCGGGGGCTGGCACTGGCGTGGTTGGAACGGAGTGCGGGGATGCAATCATAGAAGCAGGCAACCGAAAAGAATGCACCGGCAAGTAACAATGCGGGCAGGCCCTTGTGGTTAATCGAATACGGAGTCGTTGCGCCGGTCAGACCGCATAGGGCGGGCGGACCGGCGCAACGACTCCAGACTTGGGTTAGGGCTAGCTGCTAGGCCGGGGCGCTTTGCGTTTCATCCGACGGCGACACCAGATTGGGGAAACGGTGGTGCAGGCTTTCGCGCCAGAACTGCCGCAGCTGGTGGAATTCGGGCGAAAACAGCATGTGCAGCCCCGCCACCCAGCCCACAGCGCCGGTCCAGCCGGCCAGCACGTCGGACGGGAAATGCACGCCCAGGTACACCCGGCTCCAGCCCACGGCCAGGGCAAACAGCGCCCCCAGCGCCGAGGCCGGCCACCGGCCGCGCCACTGCCACAGCAGAAACCCCATGGCCGCCGCCCCGATGGCGTGCCCGCTCGGAAAGCTGTAGTAAAACGCCGGCTTCAGGCTTTGCCACAGCGCGGGCCGGGGCCGGGCAAACAGCACTTTCACCAGCAGATTCAGGGCCATGGCCCCGCCCACCGACAGGCCAAAAAACCACGCCTGCCGGCGCACGCCCCACACGGCCAGCCCCACGGTGATGAGCACGGCCAACACGCCCATGGGCAGGGGGGCGCCGGCGGCGGTGAGGGCCAGCGCCAGCTGGTCGAGCGCCGGGGTGGCATGGGCGTGCAGAAACGCCAGAATCTGCTTATCGCCGATAAAGCCGCCGGACTCCCAAATGTCCTCGGCCACGTTCACGAACACCACCCAGGGCATTATCAGCCCAGCCAGTAGGGCCAGCAGCACCATCTTGTGTGCTCGCAGGGCATGGCGCAGGCGGGACCAGAAAGAATTGGGCATGAATCAGTAATGTCCGCAGTGTTGAACCTTATTCCCTATCCCATCTCACCGCCCAAACTCCAGCACCCGGAACGTACCAGGCACAATGCTGGGCCGGGGGCGCGGGTTCTCGGTAGTGGGGGCCGGCGTGGAGCCGTAATCAGCCGTCACGGTATAGACGTGGCCGGTTTTCGGGTCGATGCTCATGGTGCGGGCGCCGCGCGCGGTGGGCACGCTACCCACTACCGCGTACTTGCCGGGCGCATCCTCGTGCAGCACGGTGAAGGTGCCCGAGCCGTTGGAAGTGATGATGTTGCGGGTGGCGGGGTCGAAGCCCGTGCCGTCGGTGCCTTTGGCGGTGGGCAGCACGGCGATTTGCTTGCCGGTTTTGCTGTCCGTCACCACCAGCTTCTCGTTGGCGCAGCCGCTGAAGAGGCGGTTGGTTTTGGCGTCGTAGGCCAGGCCGGTGGGCTCTTCGCCGGGGGCCAGCGGGTAGTGGTGGCGCACGGCCAGGGTTTTGGCGTCGAAGGCCACGATTTCGCTCTTGTTCTCGATGTTGACGAAGATGGTGCCGTGGCCGTCGCTCACGCCTTCTTCCACGTCGCCGCCCAGCTCGGCGGCACCCACGATGGCCCCGGTTTTGGCGTCGAGCACAGTGCTTTTGCCACCATCGTTGCTGAAAATGAATATCCGCTTCGAATAGGCATCATACAGCAGCGCATCGGGCTTGGGGCCGGTAGGAATGGGCGCGCCGATGGGCTTCAGAGTCTTCACATCAAACACCACGCACGTGTTGTTGCGCCCGCAGGTGATGTAGCCGCGATTGGTGCCCGGCACCACTTCAATGCCGTGCACACCTGGCGTATCCATAATGGTGCCGATGAGCTTACGGGTCTTCAAGTCGACCACCTCCACCCGCGTGCCGTGCGACACGTAGAGGCGCTCGCCGGCGGGGTCCACTTTGAGGTAGTCCCAGCCGCCCTCGCCGCCAATGCTGATGGTATTGAGTAGGTGGTACGACGCGGCGGGCGCGGTTTGGGCGTGGGCGGCGGGGCCGAAAAAGGCCAAGGCCAGGGGCGCGACCAGCAACAGGTTTTTCATGAGGGAAGGGCTTATAATGAAACCGATGCCGCGAAGGTGGCCGCCGATTCTGTAGCTGGGCTGAAGTGCGTGGCCACAACCGTAGTTGAACTGCCAGGCCGAGCCGATTAAGCGCCGCAACCCGCCGCAATTGCAGATATTGCCGGCCCCATCAACCCAACTTTGCCCATGCTGCCGTTATCTGTTCCGATTACGTGGCCTCGAAACGCTTCTACACCGAAATTCTCGGGCTCGAAATCGTGGCCGAAACCTACCGGGCGGCGCGCGACTCGCACAAACTGGATTTGGCCATCGGCGGGCAGTACGTGCTGGAGCTGTTTTTCTTCCCCAACCCGCCGCCCCGCCCCAGCTACCCCGAAGCCGCCGGCCTGCGCCACCTCGCCTTCGCCATGCCCGACGTGGCCGCCGCCATCCGGCACCTGGCGGCGTACGAGGTGCCCTGCGAGCCGGTGCGCGTGAATGAGCTCACCGGCCGCCGTTTTACGTTTTTTCGGACCCCGACGGCCTGCCGCTGGAGTTTTACGAGGGGTAGAGACGCAATAGTTGGAGTCTCGTCGTTGCTGATGTTGTTTAGTTGGCACGGTTCGGCGCGGTTTCGGTCGTTCAACGACGAGACTCCAACTATTGCATCTCTACTCCATTCAGCCGACAACCACCATCCTTGGCGGCGCGTAGCGTTACACTCCACCGCTCCCGCTCAAGATGCCCGACCACCCGCTTGCCGCCCGCTTCACGGTGGCCCACCCCGAATGGGCGGCCCACGCCACCATCTACGAAGTCAACGTTCGCAATTTCACGCCGGAAGGCACTTTTCGGGCCTTTGAGACCCACCTGCCGCGCCTGCAAAAAATGGGCATCGGCATCGTGTGGCTGATGCCGGTGCACCCCATCGGCAAGGTCGGGCGCAAGGGCGCGCTGGGCTCGCCGTATGCCGTGCGCGACTACTTCGCCGTGAGCCCGGAGTTTGGCACGCTCGACGACCTGCGCCACCTGGTGCAGACGGCCCACGCGCTGGGAATGAAGGTGCTACTGGACTGGGTGGCCAACCACACCAGCCGCGACAACGCCCTCATCGCCGAGCATCCCGACTGGTACCAGCACGACACCGCCGGCCAGCTGGTGCCGCCCGTGCCCGACTGGACCGACGTGGTGGCGCTGGATTACACCAGCCGCGCAATGCGCCGCTACATGACCGACGCCCTGTCCTGGTGGCTGCGGGAAACCGACATCGACGGCTACCGCTGCGACGTGGCCGGCCTGGTACCCACCGATTTCTGGGACGAAACCCGGCCCGTGCTCGACGCCATTAAGCCAATATTTATGCTGGCCGAATGGGACGAGCTCTACCCTTCGGGCGGGCTGAGCTGGGAGGAATTCGACTCCGATACGCGACTGCTCGAAAAGGCCTTCGACATGAGCTTCGGCCTGCGCCTGCATTACCTGCTCGACCGCATTGCCGAGGGCCACGCCACCCTGGCCGACATAGACACTTACCTGGCCGCCGAGCGCGAAAAATACCCGCCCACGGTGTACCTCATGCACTTCACCAGCAACCACGACGTGAACAGCTGGGACGGCACCGAGTACGAGCGCCTGGGGCCGCTGGCGCAGCCCTTCGCCGTGCTCACGGCCCTGCTGCCGGGCATGCCCATGCTGTATTCGGGCCAGGAAGCAGGCCTGAACCGCCGGCTGGAATTTTTCGGCCACGATACCATCGAGTGGGGAGATTTCCCGCTCCAAGACTTCTACACGCGTCTTTTTCAGCTCAGGAAAACCCATGCGGCCCTGGCCAACGGCGACCCCGCCAGCCAGCTCCGCCGCCTGCCCGGCCCGGCCGATACCTACGCCTTCACCCGCTCCAAAGGCGACGCGGCCGTGCTCTGCGCCGTGAACATTGCCGCCGAGGCCCGGGCGGTGCCCGCCGTGGCCGGCCAGTGGCGGGATTTATTCAGCGATGAAGCCATGACGCTGAGCCCCGGCCAGCCGCTTGAAGTGCCGGCTCACGGCTGGCAGGTATTGGTGGCTGAGCCCGCTGCCAGCCAACCTTCGGCGTTGATTATCGGTTAGCAAAGCTTGTCTTTCACAATAATATCTCCTATGCAAACCCGTGAACTCGGCCGCTCCGGCCTCCAAATTTCGCCCCTCATGCTGGGCGGCAACGTCTTTGGCTGGACTATTGACGAAGCCACTTCCTTCGCCGTGCTCGATGCTTTCGTGGCCAACGGCGGCAATGCCATCGACACAGCCGACGCTTATTCCGTGTGGGTGCCCGGCCACGTCGGCGGCGAGTCCGAAACCATCATTGGCAAGTGGCTGCGGCGGCGCGGCCGGCGCGATGATGTCATCATCGCCACTAAAGTGGGCTGGGAGGTGAATGCCGACAACAAGGGCCTGAAAAAGGACTACATTCTGCGCGCCGTGGAAGGCTCGCTCCAGCGCCTGCAAACCGATTATATCGACCTGTACCAATCGCATAAGGACGACCCGACCACGCCCGTGGAGGAAACCCTCGAAGCCTACGCTCAGCTGGTGAAGGAAGGCAAGGTGCGCGTTATCGGCGCATCCAATTTCACTGCTGCCCGCCTGCAGGAGTCGCTGGCGGCCAGCACCAAACACGGTTTCCCGCGCTACGAGACGCTGCAAAACCTGTATAATCTGTATGACCGGGCAGATTTTGAGCAGAACCTGGCCACGCTCCTGCTGCAGGAAAACATCGGCGCGATTCCGTACTACGGCCTTGCCGCCGGCTTCCTCACCGGCAAGTACCGCGACCAGGTCGACCTGCAAAAAAGCGCGCGCGGCACCGGCGTCGGCCAGAAATATCTCAACGACAAGGGCCTGACCCTGCTCACCGCTCTCGATGCCGTGGCCGACCGCCAGCAGGCCACCCTTGCCCAGGTGGCCCTGGCCTGGCTGATGCAGGCGCCGGCCGTGACCGCGCCCATCGCCAGCGCCACCAGCGTGGGCCAGGTCACGGAGCTGCTCGAAGCCACCGAGCTGCGCCTCACGGCCGAGGATTTGGAAACGCTGGAAACGACGCAGGCGGTGCCGGCAGTAAAGTAGGTTGGTATAAGCACCTGTTGCACGTTTCAAAAGAACGTCATGCCTCGGCTGCGCTCGGCATGACGTTCTTTTTTTGCCGAAAATCCCTGAATTTCCTAACCTAGGTTAAGCCCCGGCCGGCGCAACTTGCACCCCTCCTACCCCCATCGCCTCCCACCCTCAAACCCTTAAATAAGCATGTCCCTCACCAACACCCGCGTCAAACTTGCCTCGCGCCCCGTGGGGCTGCCGCAGCCGGCCAATTTCGATATTGAAACCATTGAGGTGCCCTCGCTCGAAGACGGCCAAGTGCTGGTTAAAATCAGCTTTATCTCCCTCGACCCCGCCATGCGCGGCTGGATGAACGAGGGCCGCAGCTACATCAAGCCCATTGCCATTGGCGACGTGTTTCGGGCCGGCGTGGCCGGGCAGATAGCCGAGTCGAAAAGCCCCGCCTTCGCCGTGGGCGACTACGTGACCGGCAGCCTCGGGGTGCAGCAGTACGCCGTGGTGGGAGCCGGGGCCACCGACCCGCGCAGCCCCGAATACCTCGTGAAAGTTGACCCCAGCATCGTGCCGCTCGAAGCCTACCTGGCCACCCTCGGCATGCCGGGCATGACGGCCTACTTCGGCCTGCTCGACACAGGCCAGCCCAAGGCGGGCGAAACCGTGGTGGTATCCGGCGCGGCCGGGGCCGTGGGCAGTGTGGTGGGCCAGATTGCCAGGCTCAAAGGCTGCCGCGTAGTCGGCATCGCCGGCGACCAGGAAAAGTGCGACTACTGCGTGCAGACGCTCGGCTTCGATGCCTGCATCAACTACAAAACCGACAACGTGCGCCAGGCCCTGCGCGCCGCCTGCCCGCAAGGCATCGACGTGTATTTCGACAACGTGGGCGGCGAAATTCTCGACCTCGTGCTGGAGCAAATCAGGCTGAAGGCGCGCATAGTCATCTGCGGGGCCATTTCGCAGTACAACAGCACCACCGGCGTACGCGGCCCCGCCAACTACCTCTCGCTGCTGATGAACCGCGCCCGCATGGAAGGCATCGTGGTGTTCGACAACGCCGCCAACTACGGCACGGCCGCCCGCGAAATGGCCGGCTGGATTAAAGAAGGCAAGCTGCACTCGCCCAAAATCCAGGTCGAGCACGGCGTCAAAAATTTCCTCCCGGCGCTGCTGAAGCTGTTTTCGGGCGAGAATTTCGGCAAGCTGGTACTGGTTCCGTGAGGCCGACACCTGGCATAATAGTGACCGGCGCAACAGCAGTCACCAAACGCC
This region includes:
- a CDS encoding aldo/keto reductase; this translates as MQTRELGRSGLQISPLMLGGNVFGWTIDEATSFAVLDAFVANGGNAIDTADAYSVWVPGHVGGESETIIGKWLRRRGRRDDVIIATKVGWEVNADNKGLKKDYILRAVEGSLQRLQTDYIDLYQSHKDDPTTPVEETLEAYAQLVKEGKVRVIGASNFTAARLQESLAASTKHGFPRYETLQNLYNLYDRADFEQNLATLLLQENIGAIPYYGLAAGFLTGKYRDQVDLQKSARGTGVGQKYLNDKGLTLLTALDAVADRQQATLAQVALAWLMQAPAVTAPIASATSVGQVTELLEATELRLTAEDLETLETTQAVPAVK
- a CDS encoding alpha-amylase family glycosyl hydrolase — encoded protein: MGIGIVWLMPVHPIGKVGRKGALGSPYAVRDYFAVSPEFGTLDDLRHLVQTAHALGMKVLLDWVANHTSRDNALIAEHPDWYQHDTAGQLVPPVPDWTDVVALDYTSRAMRRYMTDALSWWLRETDIDGYRCDVAGLVPTDFWDETRPVLDAIKPIFMLAEWDELYPSGGLSWEEFDSDTRLLEKAFDMSFGLRLHYLLDRIAEGHATLADIDTYLAAEREKYPPTVYLMHFTSNHDVNSWDGTEYERLGPLAQPFAVLTALLPGMPMLYSGQEAGLNRRLEFFGHDTIEWGDFPLQDFYTRLFQLRKTHAALANGDPASQLRRLPGPADTYAFTRSKGDAAVLCAVNIAAEARAVPAVAGQWRDLFSDEAMTLSPGQPLEVPAHGWQVLVAEPAASQPSALIIG
- a CDS encoding phosphatase PAP2 family protein, with product MPAPGALRLTVLVAAITFGWLAFAVLRFGGLLWDAPVLEFWHRHATPGLDNAAVLLTIIGNTWPMVGLGVLVFLGLLWRRQGRAAALFFLSVGGSMLLTQVIKPLVARPRPALWASIRPEHTFSFPSGHAMDTAAIAAALVLLVWGRRGRGWVWGLMPLFALAVGWARMYLGVHNPSDVLAGWAAAVAWVAAVHWVALRRPRQ
- a CDS encoding GNAT family N-acetyltransferase, translated to MLPFDSARLHFRPLTPADTAGMFALDSDPAVHRYLGSIGGQMVSTLTQSAQTIAYIEAQYAAVGIGRWAVVLRETGEFMGWAGLKLVASPINGRHDFYDLGYRFLPRFWGQGYGFEAARAWLDYGFDVLHLPRICAYADTHNVASRRILTKIGLREEPEEFLIEGMPCVWFEADAPY
- a CDS encoding phosphatase PAP2 family protein, which produces MPNSFWSRLRHALRAHKMVLLALLAGLIMPWVVFVNVAEDIWESGGFIGDKQILAFLHAHATPALDQLALALTAAGAPLPMGVLAVLITVGLAVWGVRRQAWFFGLSVGGAMALNLLVKVLFARPRPALWQSLKPAFYYSFPSGHAIGAAAMGFLLWQWRGRWPASALGALFALAVGWSRVYLGVHFPSDVLAGWTGAVGWVAGLHMLFSPEFHQLRQFWRESLHHRFPNLVSPSDETQSAPA
- a CDS encoding YncE family protein; amino-acid sequence: MKNLLLVAPLALAFFGPAAHAQTAPAASYHLLNTISIGGEGGWDYLKVDPAGERLYVSHGTRVEVVDLKTRKLIGTIMDTPGVHGIEVVPGTNRGYITCGRNNTCVVFDVKTLKPIGAPIPTGPKPDALLYDAYSKRIFIFSNDGGKSTVLDAKTGAIVGAAELGGDVEEGVSDGHGTIFVNIENKSEIVAFDAKTLAVRHHYPLAPGEEPTGLAYDAKTNRLFSGCANEKLVVTDSKTGKQIAVLPTAKGTDGTGFDPATRNIITSNGSGTFTVLHEDAPGKYAVVGSVPTARGARTMSIDPKTGHVYTVTADYGSTPAPTTENPRPRPSIVPGTFRVLEFGR
- a CDS encoding NADP-dependent oxidoreductase → MSLTNTRVKLASRPVGLPQPANFDIETIEVPSLEDGQVLVKISFISLDPAMRGWMNEGRSYIKPIAIGDVFRAGVAGQIAESKSPAFAVGDYVTGSLGVQQYAVVGAGATDPRSPEYLVKVDPSIVPLEAYLATLGMPGMTAYFGLLDTGQPKAGETVVVSGAAGAVGSVVGQIARLKGCRVVGIAGDQEKCDYCVQTLGFDACINYKTDNVRQALRAACPQGIDVYFDNVGGEILDLVLEQIRLKARIVICGAISQYNSTTGVRGPANYLSLLMNRARMEGIVVFDNAANYGTAAREMAGWIKEGKLHSPKIQVEHGVKNFLPALLKLFSGENFGKLVLVP
- a CDS encoding VOC family protein; amino-acid sequence: MASKRFYTEILGLEIVAETYRAARDSHKLDLAIGGQYVLELFFFPNPPPRPSYPEAAGLRHLAFAMPDVAAAIRHLAAYEVPCEPVRVNELTGRRFTFFRTPTACRWSFTRGRDAIVGVSSLLMLFSWHGSARFRSFNDETPTIASLLHSADNHHPWRRVALHSTAPAQDARPPACRPLHGGPPRMGGPRHHLRSQRSQFHAGRHFSGL